From Endozoicomonas sp. 8E, the proteins below share one genomic window:
- the dnaG gene encoding DNA primase, whose amino-acid sequence MAGRIPQTFIDDLLNRLDIVDIVDSRVKLKKTGRNYSACCPFHQEKTPSFTVSPDKQFYYCFGCGASGNALGFVMDFDHLDFPTAVDSLASQVGLEVPREQRSQKRGPDHSPLYELMTKANVFYNEQLIKASEAPAAIQYLKQRGLDGQTCKRFGIGFAPPGWDNLKNHLAEDQEKEDQLVTTGMLVEKEETKSRYDRFRDRIMFPIHDTRGRIIAFGGRVLGDAKPKYLNSPESPIFQKGRELYGLYEAKKHNRHLERILVVEGYMDVVALAQQGINNAVATLGTATTPDHIQRLFKTVSEVVFCFDGDNAGRRAAWRALESTLPHMKDGNQARFLFLPQGEDPDSMVRQEGADAFLERMKTTALSLDTFLFQELSNGIDLNTMDGRSRLATDAQPHLHKIPDGLFKQMLMQKLSEITGLNTDTLESYLNKKSEPEPAADIAYDDYPIPVETDYYPQAHYEPETTQHFQPQTHSFERKPFKKGFKEKNEPPAPAPLKVGRSLYAIRHLLCNPELASSVKAINELEGDGHPDTQLLIALIKTLQEQPKLATIALIAQWHGTHHGIRLQEIASLELGHQPNDQEFHEAIERIRDTVRELEHKQTTNSLKQTFSQKKPGQIDSAQRSALEALLEKKKKKLGIKPTNTSTKK is encoded by the coding sequence ATGGCCGGACGCATCCCCCAGACATTTATTGATGACCTGCTGAACCGCCTGGACATCGTGGACATTGTCGATAGCCGGGTAAAGCTTAAGAAAACCGGTCGAAATTACTCCGCCTGCTGCCCTTTCCATCAGGAAAAAACCCCATCATTCACTGTCAGCCCGGACAAGCAGTTTTACTATTGCTTTGGTTGTGGTGCGAGCGGTAATGCCCTGGGCTTTGTCATGGACTTTGATCACCTGGACTTCCCGACAGCAGTAGATTCCCTGGCCAGCCAGGTCGGACTGGAAGTTCCCAGAGAACAGCGCAGTCAAAAACGCGGCCCGGATCACAGCCCGCTTTATGAACTGATGACCAAAGCCAACGTTTTTTACAACGAACAATTGATTAAAGCTTCTGAAGCACCCGCAGCCATTCAATACCTGAAACAGAGAGGGCTGGATGGCCAGACCTGCAAACGTTTCGGTATCGGCTTTGCCCCGCCTGGCTGGGACAACCTGAAGAATCATCTGGCAGAGGACCAGGAGAAAGAAGACCAGTTAGTTACGACCGGCATGCTGGTGGAAAAAGAAGAAACCAAAAGCCGCTATGACCGCTTTCGCGACCGAATCATGTTCCCCATTCATGATACCCGGGGTCGAATCATCGCTTTTGGTGGCAGGGTTCTGGGCGATGCCAAACCCAAATACCTCAACTCACCGGAATCCCCCATTTTCCAGAAGGGACGGGAGTTATATGGACTGTACGAAGCCAAAAAGCACAATCGCCACCTTGAACGCATTCTTGTCGTCGAAGGCTACATGGATGTTGTTGCCCTGGCACAACAAGGCATCAACAATGCTGTCGCCACCCTGGGCACAGCAACAACCCCGGACCACATACAGAGACTTTTTAAAACCGTATCAGAAGTTGTGTTCTGCTTTGATGGCGATAATGCAGGCAGACGCGCAGCCTGGCGAGCCCTTGAATCCACGCTTCCCCATATGAAAGATGGCAATCAGGCACGCTTTCTGTTTTTACCCCAGGGTGAAGATCCGGACAGCATGGTCAGACAGGAAGGCGCCGATGCTTTTCTGGAAAGAATGAAAACCACCGCCCTCAGCCTCGACACTTTCCTGTTTCAGGAACTCAGTAACGGTATCGACCTGAATACCATGGACGGACGTTCACGACTGGCCACCGATGCACAACCTCACCTCCACAAGATTCCCGACGGTCTGTTCAAACAGATGTTGATGCAGAAACTGTCAGAAATTACTGGTTTGAATACCGACACTCTTGAGAGCTATTTAAACAAAAAGAGTGAGCCTGAACCTGCCGCCGATATTGCATACGACGATTACCCTATACCTGTTGAAACCGACTATTATCCACAAGCGCACTACGAGCCTGAGACCACTCAACACTTCCAACCTCAGACGCATAGTTTTGAGCGCAAACCCTTTAAAAAAGGTTTTAAGGAAAAGAACGAACCGCCCGCTCCTGCGCCATTAAAAGTGGGTCGATCTCTATATGCCATCCGCCACCTGCTCTGTAATCCTGAATTAGCGTCCAGCGTAAAAGCAATCAATGAACTGGAAGGTGACGGGCATCCTGATACACAATTGTTAATTGCTCTGATAAAAACGCTTCAGGAACAACCTAAACTGGCCACTATTGCCCTGATTGCACAATGGCATGGCACTCATCACGGCATTCGACTTCAGGAAATCGCATCGTTGGAACTTGGACATCAACCCAACGACCAGGAATTCCATGAAGCTATAGAACGAATAAGGGATACGGTCCGGGAGCTTGAGCACAAGCAGACGACAAACTCCCTTAAGCAAACTTTTTCACAAAAAAAACCCGGTCAGATAGACTCGGCACAACGCAGTGCTCTGGAAGCCCTGCTGGAAAAGAAAAAGAAAAAACTCGGTATCAAACCCACAAACACCAGTACCAAAAAATAA
- a CDS encoding GatB/YqeY domain-containing protein produces the protein MSECQVKEQLTAAMKDAMRNRDKVRLGTIRLALAELKRIEVDEKSIDDTRALAALDKMAKQRRDAINQFESAGRTDLADQEKLELTILQGFLPSQLSTEEINQLVSKAIRESEARSMHDMGKVMGIIKPKVQGRADMSQVSQTIRQLLN, from the coding sequence ATGAGCGAATGCCAGGTCAAGGAACAACTGACTGCTGCAATGAAGGATGCCATGCGCAATCGCGACAAGGTTCGATTGGGAACCATTCGCCTGGCTCTTGCCGAGCTTAAGCGAATAGAAGTAGACGAAAAGTCGATTGACGACACCCGCGCCCTTGCAGCACTTGACAAGATGGCCAAGCAACGCCGCGATGCCATCAACCAGTTCGAGTCTGCAGGGCGCACTGATCTGGCTGATCAGGAGAAACTGGAACTGACTATTCTTCAGGGCTTCCTGCCTTCTCAGCTCAGCACCGAAGAAATCAACCAACTCGTCTCGAAAGCCATTCGCGAAAGCGAGGCCCGAAGCATGCACGACATGGGAAAGGTCATGGGCATTATCAAGCCCAAAGTTCAAGGCCGGGCAGACATGAGTCAGGTCAGCCAGACCATCAGGCAACTGCTTAACTGA
- the rpsU gene encoding 30S ribosomal protein S21 → MPAVKVKENEPFDVALRRFKRSCEKAGVLAEVRRREHYEKPTSVRKRKAAAAVKRHLKKLQREQRRRERLY, encoded by the coding sequence ATGCCTGCTGTTAAAGTTAAAGAAAATGAACCGTTTGATGTAGCGCTGCGCCGCTTTAAGCGCTCTTGCGAAAAGGCTGGTGTACTGGCTGAAGTACGTCGTCGTGAACACTACGAAAAGCCTACCTCCGTTCGCAAGCGCAAAGCCGCTGCTGCTGTCAAGCGTCATTTGAAAAAACTGCAGCGCGAACAGCGTCGTCGCGAGCGTCTGTATTAA
- the tsaD gene encoding tRNA (adenosine(37)-N6)-threonylcarbamoyltransferase complex transferase subunit TsaD, translated as MIVLGIETSCDESGIALYDSQRGLLADALYSQIEMHTEYGGVVPELASRDHIQRVLPLISQVLEKAGITRKQIDALAYTKGPGLIGALMVGASIGRSMAWALGVPCVGVHHMEGHLLAPMLEENPPEFPFLALLVSGGHTQLVRVDGIGQYQLLGESIDDAAGEAFDKVAAMLELGYPGGPRVANLAQKGAEGRFRFPRPMCDRPGLDFSFSGLKTFTLNTVAACKEEGGLSDQDRADIAWAFEDAVVDTLAFKCRRALRQTGLKQLVIAGGVSANRRLRNQLEGMTAKEGGSLRYARPEFCTDNGAMIAYAGCQRLLAGQTEPLEVAPMPRWNMETLEAVNLKPEDRVNG; from the coding sequence ATGATAGTGCTTGGAATTGAAACATCCTGTGATGAATCAGGCATTGCACTTTATGACAGTCAGAGAGGGTTGCTGGCGGATGCTCTGTACAGTCAGATTGAAATGCATACCGAGTATGGCGGTGTAGTGCCTGAGTTGGCCTCCAGAGACCATATCCAACGGGTCCTCCCGCTGATCAGCCAGGTGCTGGAAAAAGCCGGCATCACACGCAAACAGATTGATGCCCTGGCCTACACTAAAGGCCCGGGTCTGATTGGTGCCCTGATGGTGGGAGCCAGTATAGGTCGTTCCATGGCTTGGGCGCTGGGTGTTCCATGCGTGGGAGTGCATCATATGGAAGGTCATTTGCTGGCCCCGATGCTGGAAGAAAATCCACCTGAATTTCCTTTTCTTGCCCTACTGGTGTCCGGTGGTCATACCCAATTGGTGCGGGTTGATGGTATTGGGCAATATCAGCTGTTGGGTGAGTCTATAGATGATGCTGCTGGTGAGGCGTTTGACAAAGTAGCCGCTATGTTGGAATTAGGGTATCCCGGTGGTCCAAGGGTTGCCAATCTTGCACAGAAGGGGGCTGAAGGGCGTTTCCGCTTCCCCCGGCCTATGTGCGATCGTCCCGGTCTGGATTTCAGCTTCAGTGGTTTGAAAACCTTTACACTCAATACCGTGGCGGCCTGTAAAGAAGAAGGTGGTTTGAGCGACCAGGATCGAGCGGATATTGCCTGGGCTTTTGAAGATGCCGTGGTTGATACTCTGGCATTCAAATGTCGTCGGGCTCTCAGGCAGACCGGCTTGAAACAGTTGGTGATTGCCGGAGGTGTCAGTGCTAATCGACGGTTGAGAAATCAGCTTGAAGGCATGACTGCAAAAGAAGGCGGCAGCCTTCGTTATGCCAGACCTGAGTTTTGTACAGATAATGGTGCAATGATCGCCTATGCCGGTTGCCAGCGTTTGCTTGCCGGTCAGACGGAGCCCCTTGAAGTGGCCCCGATGCCACGCTGGAACATGGAAACACTGGAAGCCGTTAACCTGAAACCAGAGGACAGGGTGAATGGATAA
- the folB gene encoding dihydroneopterin aldolase encodes MDKVRIEQLETRAVIGVYEFEHEAAQPLVIDLELETDFSRAFRSDDLNDALDYDSISQTVRAFCEASRYALLEALAGGIIQLIQANFNVDRVGVLIRKPQALKGAVASVWCERTREEMRQP; translated from the coding sequence ATGGATAAGGTGCGAATTGAACAGCTGGAAACCCGGGCTGTGATTGGTGTTTACGAATTTGAGCATGAAGCAGCCCAACCTCTGGTTATAGATTTAGAGCTGGAAACTGATTTTTCCCGGGCATTTCGATCTGACGACCTGAACGATGCTCTGGATTACGACAGTATCAGCCAGACCGTACGTGCTTTTTGCGAAGCATCCCGATATGCTTTGCTCGAAGCCCTGGCAGGTGGCATCATTCAGTTAATTCAGGCGAATTTCAATGTTGACAGGGTCGGAGTACTGATCCGAAAGCCACAGGCATTGAAAGGTGCTGTAGCCTCCGTGTGGTGCGAACGAACCAGGGAAGAGATGCGTCAGCCATGA
- a CDS encoding 2-amino-4-hydroxy-6-hydroxymethyldihydropteridine diphosphokinase: MTLFYIGVGSNDEAEQNCWQMIQALRQQFGTLLVSSLIQTSADGAVAEERVADYYNAVACFESDVSSALINGWCKQVEDRLGRVRGSLKCRADLDILQVVDDVREVKISTIEEVYYRPLVKQLWNFQMGRPVSVFTGAINLVFETGVKLGDQPRLLPELEFEAV; this comes from the coding sequence ATGACACTTTTTTACATTGGCGTAGGATCCAATGATGAGGCCGAACAGAACTGTTGGCAGATGATACAGGCTCTTCGTCAGCAGTTTGGTACCTTATTGGTCAGCAGTCTGATTCAAACGTCTGCCGATGGCGCTGTGGCTGAGGAGAGAGTGGCTGATTATTATAATGCTGTCGCCTGCTTTGAGAGCGATGTGTCATCCGCATTGATTAATGGCTGGTGCAAGCAGGTAGAAGACCGATTAGGAAGAGTCAGAGGCAGCCTTAAATGCCGGGCTGATCTCGATATTCTACAGGTGGTTGATGATGTCCGCGAGGTCAAGATCAGCACCATCGAAGAAGTTTACTATCGACCCCTGGTGAAACAGTTATGGAATTTTCAGATGGGCAGGCCAGTCAGTGTTTTTACCGGTGCTATTAATCTGGTATTCGAAACAGGCGTAAAGCTGGGTGATCAACCTCGTCTTCTGCCAGAGCTGGAGTTCGAAGCTGTCTGA